The sequence GGCATTCATATCAACCACCAACAATTTTCCCCCGAGACACTCCTATTTTCTTTGGGATGGTCACCTCTAAAAACCTCCTCAAAATTATTTACATCTTTGAAGGTTAATTCAGCCAAATCCACTGGCTACAATTAACTGCAACATCTCAAAGGTCCAGAGTGTGGCTGATGGTATCGGATGTATGGTTGGTGTGACTCAGTGGCCAATATAGTATTTGGTTTTCCCTTGGGAAATTTGGAGTTGACGTTGTTACCGCACCTGTGAAATGTCTGGTAATTTGAGCAAGTGGGGCGATTGTTTATCTTAGAAGGTTGATGGATTATTGTGATTTAAGTTAGTTTATTTAATCACTGATTGACTCAAAAGCTTAATCTAATGggtaaagataaatttaatattatatcatctaacactccAATTGCTTATGGGCTTGAAATATGTAGAAGACCCAACAAgtagaaatcaatattaattgggaagcaaataaaataacattccCATGTTAAATCATCAATTGACCTAAAAGCTTAGATTGATaggtaaatgtaaataatattatataatctaaCAAGTCATTTCCAATATTTCCCCTTAAAATTTCTCTATCTTTTAAGGAGATGTCTTCTTTTGTTGTGGTGATGGGTAGAAGGTATAGATTCTAGGAAGATCATGGGGGGGTCCAAATCCACTTCAGGAGGTGGAATTTTTGCCCTTTCTAGTTCATTTCAGAATGTTGGGATCTAGCGAGTCAAGTTTTTCTCTTGGAACTAAAGTATGTGAAATAACTTTAAAGTTAATGATGAAGCGACAGAATAGAATTATCTAATGAATTCACAGAAAGAACTGATGTCCTAATAGAGATGTAAAATTGCAGGCACCAAAGGTGTTGGACCCTTGCATGCATGAATCGAGAATTTTTGTTTAAGTTCCATTCCCTCAATCATGATGTTACAAAGATCATTAGGGAAAAATATTCACAAACACGTTTTGAAAGGATACAAGAATTGAAAGTAACTAAATTCATGAAATCTCTTCCTTTCCTTCAACATTTCCACAAAGCCAGCTATAATGTTAAAAAGAACATTTGATTGTTTCAATCTTTCACAAGCcaagaaaattttatttgtcCTGGACAGGAGTGTTTGAAGAAAAGTGAGCAAAAGAAACAAGAGACTAGGGGGGGAAAACTTGGAATAAATAAGGTCCCGTTTTGTAATCATTTggcttttttgtttttaaaattaagctcaGAAACACTCctttccacctccaaatttcttgatttgttatctactttttaccaacgctttcaaaaaccaagcaaaattttgaaaaaaaaatagttattagaaacttgttttggaatttgaaatttggctaaaaattcaacttttgtatttaagaaagatgcaaatcaacgtaagaaattgagaagaaataggcttaattttcaaaaataaaaagcgAAATGGTTACCAGcctaaagaaataaaacaaGAGGATTTCACCTACTAGTCACTACTTGATTTTGTGAAACAGAAAACTCAAACATGACCTTTAAAGCTGAACAACCACATGCCAGTCTATGAACAATAAAAGAGTAGTACAATTGCCAACCTTGTTGAGGTAATTCATTTGAATAACAACGCATATTACAACCACCAACATGAAAAACCACGTCTCGGGGAAGATTAGTTGGTTCTTCCCCTCAAAGGTCAATTTCAATGATGTCCCAAGGGCTTTAACACTCATAACCTGCAAATATTCAGGATGATATCAGCACTTACTTTGAGATAGACTACAAGCATACAGAAAATCAATTGACAGAATGAGAAAGCAAGCCTTCTATCATTTCAACTTAATTTAGGAAAAAGGTTGATAGGGAAGCTTGCCCAAGAAACTGTTTTCTTATTAAATATCCTTGGCTCATGAACTAACTAGTTTTAATCAGACACCTCAAATAAGGCTATCGAGTTTAGATGCCAATAAGCAAATAGCTCTGTGGTTAATGTATCTACTTCTTCCTTTAAAGTTAGAGGTTTGATTCTTCACCTACACTAAAGAAAGACCATTGTGCTAAGATAATAAAGATACCAACTACAAGTAGAAAAAGTTGAGAAGTGCTTGTACTGAGCATATATGTATGTTTTGCAACAGAGGAAGTCCTAAATAGGACAGAAATATCACAATCTGCAACATGCTAGAAGCAAATATTGGATCCTTCAACTAAAACAAAGAACTCTCAAGTTCAAAGTAACAATTATCAATTATGAAGGAAGAGATATCAGGGCAATAAGATGGATCTTGTGAGTGCATGAAAGTAAAGTCTTAGCTCTTGTCTATGCACATTTTCTGATGCATTTAAACATACACTCGAAAGCCAAATGGACTAGTGAAGGTTCTTCCCTTCAGTGAATTACCAGATCCAAATGGGTTTCATAAGAGGGGGGTTGACAAACCCATATATGAATTATGCTTTCCTTTGTAAGAAGAATTTATAATGTTCATCCCCCTTTGCCACGGAGAGATAGGTTCCTAACTAGACATTTCACATCCAGATTATTTTCAGAATCTCGGAGCACTACCAAAGTGTTTCAAAGAAGGGTTATCCTGACGTATAACAAAGAAATATGGAGGGAGAGGGAGGATAAGTAGATATATTACGAGGACGAGGTTGTAACTAGAGTTTCCTTTAGCCAATTCACTTGAAGGTGCAACAAGTTGTTGGCAAGATCAGTTGCCATTCATGCCAAGATCTCATAAGTTTAAATGCTTTAGTTTGAACAATGAAATGTATTGGAATTCATATAAACTCGATGCTATACTAAGACAAGACATACCGAGAGGGAGCCCACCAGCGAGCAAATTCCAGTGAACACCAACACATTGGTATGCCCACACCGAGGGTCAAAATGGATGACAAGAATAAAAACCAATACAATCACAGATCCCATATATAGCAAAAAGgctgaaaaacaaaatagtatcAGTCAGCCATGAAGCTCATATATGACAAGTTAAACAACAAAATAGGAGGAGCCACGAGCTAGACATTTAACCTGGCTGTGTTGCCATATTCCATATTTCCTGTACAGAAGTGATGGGAACCTCCCTTGGTGCATGAACAACAATAATGACTGAACCTGCTATACACATAACACAGCCCAAAATCCCAAGCTTGTGCAGCCTCTCCTTCAAGATAAAGTGAGCCAACACAGCACTAGAAAAATCCCATTTGAAGAATATAAGAAAAAACTCTAAAAGCTAACATGAAGATGAGTTTTTTCCTCCTAGAAACAACTACTtccattgagaaaaaatgaaagaagacaagggcatacaaaaaaaaaaaaaccaatcccAGGGGAAACACTCCACTAGAGAAAGGATTTCCAACTAAGTAAGATGTTACCTAGAGAATAATTTCAAAAGGTTATCGAAACTAAACCTCAAAGAGAAACATGGAACCTCATTAGGGTCCCTATCCACACCTCTAAACACTCTATTGAGAAAGAACAAGCATAGTGGACGAGAAGTAGAGAAATACCTGACAATTATGCTTAATGCACCAAGAGGCGTCACGACAACTGCAGGGGCAAATGCATATGCAGTGAAGTTGGCAGCCTCACCAACAATCACTGGATTACAAACAATAAGAATATTGAGGTTTGCATGAATATAATCAAATATGAAATCATAAAGCAGAAGTTTCAAATGCaaggaaaagaaagggaaaatgaATCATGTCCAGGAAATCACTTGAAGTTTGAATCACCAATCAGTCGAATTTAAATTCATTCATATACATGGTGCACAAAACTTGCACATACCCAAGATAAGAAAACCTGTGAAAATTTATCATGATATCAACCATCTAAATGCAAAAAAATCAAAGCCccttgagaagaagaaagaatatCTCACTTATAATCATGCCTATCCACCAGAGAGGCTCACGGAGGTAAGTATATCCACCAACACCTACAACAATAAGAGCACCAACAAGGCCATCTGATTCCAAACAAACCCCAAAAAtatcaagaaacaaaaaaccCAAATCAAGTCCATTCAGAAGAAAAATTTTCACCAGCTCTGACCCCAGATGCTGCTGCCGCTCTTCTAAGCCCCTTCTTCTTGATAATAAAGCTTGCCCCTATGAACCCACTTGAGAGCAAAGCCAAAATAACCCCATTCAGATTGTCTTCGCTAAAACCCATCTCGATAATTCAatccttattcttcttcttcttcttctccttttcaTCATCGAATTACTTACCAATCACAATCGTATCTACAACCCagatcatcatcttcttcttcctccaatatAATACTCcacttttcctttttgtttttttttttttttttttttttttttttgctgcgAAACAGAGTCGCCACGTTGACGATGTTCATCAATCATCAGTACAGACGGATAATTGCGTTTTGTCGCGTGAGGATAGAAATGGGCCAATAGGATCCACATCCGTGCCACGCGATTGACGGTCGACGGACaagaaataataaatgaaaaaattgttAGAAATTATTCGGTGAGTGGCTTGCGTATTTCGAAAACCTCAGATgtcataatataatataatcaaatCAGCATTTTCGAATGTAAACCATACGATTAATTACACGATCTCCTTATCTTGATCTTGAATGTCAAAAATCTTTGATGGGTTTTTGAGATGAGAAAGGCCGATACCATCCACTTTAGTATACTTCTTTTGTCTCTATTTATCGAACTGTCGACAGCGACCAGCCACATGGAAGATggaaaattaagattttttttcctatctcaactctaaatgatgaatgacatGTCTCTCACAAACTTATAAAATCTAATCTTATAATACAACACTACACTACAACATTCTATAATACTTTGAGTTAGAATGATCATGTCTATCGTAGTCCTAACGTAATGTTTATTGCgatcttcatttttctctacTCCATTGCAATATGCATGGAGAAAGCACATCAAAGTTAAATATGACCATCACTTTAGGATTACAACATTCATGATTATCTCTAACACGGTTATTATAAAATGCAGTAGTATATTCTAATATAAACATAAAAGTTAGGCTTCCTGATCATTAATTATAAAAAGGCTCGTGAAATGGTCAttcatcaaataaaaataaatatataaaactcGAAACTAACTACTAGTGGTtggttgaattttattttattttatttttcctttcatttccaTGAAGGAAACCATAAAATATGGGAAGGGAGAGtgagaaatacaataaaaatcaTCACATGGGTTGAGTGGTAGGACGAGTTGGGAGACATTGGGTTGTTTGAGGCGTTATTATGGATTGTAATAGTATATGAATTATAATACTGATAATAGTTTAGGTTTGGAATGCATACTATTTTAGTTGAGgttataatagtctgtgtttAAAGTGCAGATTATATTAGTTTGGTTTAggttttttcttattatttttttattacaagtAATGATACCTTAAATATCATATTTGTCAACCACATAAATTAATTGAACTTGATTCTTTAATTTGTGCATAACTCAATTTGATTAAGATATATATTTGTAATCAAGAGATAAAAGATGTTTAAGACACTCAAACTCatacaattattaaaattggGCCTCAAAACTTTCAAATGTATGGAATttcgagattttttttttaaaaaataatattattttaataattaataacaaaataGGATTGAGAAGAAAATAATGGGACTGTTTAATCGTGGATCAGGTACACGTCTTTAAGAAGTCATGTACCCAATCCACGTTTCGCTCGTTCTGAGAATCTTTACCAAATAACAATCATATACTAGGTACATGTATATGACAAGGGACTCACTTACGGGCTACAATCATCGTGTGGCACATGAGTTTTTGAAATGTAATGATATTTTTAACTTTCTATgtacttttatttaaatactattttgttaatcatttttcatattatatgTCTCAATTTACATATTACCGCtaacatgtttaattattttataaataccaTAATCAAAAAAGAACCTAAATCCTACATTTCTtaggaaattaaaaaataagaagaaaggaTTGTGTACCCCGCTCACCAGTAATGCACAGTCGATACTAACGTGGCTATCCACAAAGGGATGAGGTGAATCACGGTACTAGTGTACCGGGTACATGATTTCCTCTCCTCTTAGTAtcaccctatttttgtcaatacttttgacaaccattttaaataattgttgaaACTAATCTGAATTTTGacccttaaatttttaattaattacttaattgttaaaaaggtttttttttaaaaattaaatcttttgtttgtattagaatttattttcttctttgataGAACTAGATAACAATCTGAAAACTAATCCTTTCCCTACgttttttatatgttaatttCCTATAGTTCCTCACCAGTTTCAATTACAGCAAacttgatttatttaatttcattaattcattttttaagaattaaactacaaaaaaagaaatcaaaagtagtataagaaaggaaaatatctttttgggGTTAGTATCCATTTGGTCTCCCTacttcaaaatgttacacaagTTGAtctcaaaagtgttttttatatacaagtttgtttgattttctaaactcaaaatatttcttttaatgtCAAATTGTAacatcctaattttttttttatttgggtgTATTTTGGAAATTTTGATGCTATTAAAATAAGCAAGATAAAgatttagattttgaatttaaagtgaACGAAATTGAGGGATTTGGAGTTAATTGAGTACGTATTAAGAtgattgaatttgaatattagGTGATTAAAAACTGGGAAAAACatggatttaatttaattggagatttggaattttgaagtTTAGTGTTCGGAGGAATTTGAGACTGGAAaacaaaaagggaaaaggaaagtgaatatagaaaatttaaatatatgtacttaaatatgtatgtgtgtgGTTTTGAAGtcaaaaggaaggaaaaaattAAAAGCGAGAGTCAAGGCCCGCAACTCTTGGACTTTCCATCTTCTTCCCTCTGTTCTCATGTTGAACAcaatagagagaaaaagaaaacaacgcTGCATTTTGGGCACCCACGCGCAACCATCTAGTCGCTTCACGTTAGCAGTTATCGGCGTCGTTCATGCCGAATCTGGGTCATCATCGTCTAGCATTGTTTCCGTGAGTGTGGTttcgattttgtttttagcCACCACACCTAGTCGAGACCATCTGTTATCGTCGTCACTGCTGTGACCTTTgggttttctaaaattttagattTGGGGTAAGATCTAATTAATTTGGTTGGATTTCTTGAAGGTCTTGTTTAcccattagtttttttttttttttttttgctttaatTGGTTGACCCATTGCGTTTTCGATTGAAGTTTGGGAGCGTTATTGATCACTGTCCAACAAGTTCGGGTTTGGTTCCAACAagattttggtaagttttaggCAAGTTTTCTTGTGAACCTTGGTTACCCATTCAATTTTAGTTTGGATTTTAGCTTTACCCGTAGATTTGGGATTCTAATTGTTAAGTATTGGTAGGTGGCTTAGCCTCGCCATGATTTGGAAATTGGAAGTGATTTTGAGATTTCAAGCCACACTTTGGGTAAGGttaatttggattaaatttTAGTTAGTATGGTGATTGGTTACGACCTAAATTTGGGTAAAATCATTTGGAATGGTTTGGGTAAATTAATGCATGAAACTAGGCTCATAGATCTAATTTAACTTTTGGATCATGGCCTAGATTTGAGTTCAAGGTTGTGAAGTTAGATAGAGAAGGTTATTGTCTGCAGAATTATTATTTCGGcttaatatcaaggtaaatgacTTTACTATTGGAATGCCTTTGTGCCAGCAACATTAGTTCCTCAGTTTCAGTTTGGATTAAGTGAATGTAGAAGTATGTTTTAGATCTTAAGAATATGTTATATGTATGAATGGTTCTGTTATGCACATGCTAGGACGGTGAGATTGTGGTAATGATTATGTTGTGGGACCCGTAGATAAATACTATATGGTTCATGTTCAGTGGGTGGCAATTGCCTTCTAACACTAGCCATGTTTTTGTGATCCTTCGGGCTCACTACCATGTTCAGCACCATGATCCTTCGAGTTCACTACCATGTACAACACCGTTATCCTTCGGGTTCACTAATATATTCAGCACTGTGATCCTTTGGATTCACTACCATGTTTAGCTCCAAGAATCAATGCATTTCCTACCATGTTGTGTGCCTTTGAGCCACCAGATATATGCTAGAATGGGTTAAATTGTTCACCAGATGGCATTCCATGTTTTCATGTTCTCATGTTTCTATGATGAAATATAGTATGTTGTTCCACCAGTATGCATGCGTTTACAGATGTGTATGCATAATCAGACCCCGATAGTGTGGTTACTTACTGAGCATTTTatacttattctttattatgttatgtttttcaaGTAAGGGTAAGAACACCCCGCGAATGACAGAAAGAATCCATGATCATGCTATTAAGACTAGACAAATGCTTACGCTTATTTTTCCATGCTTTCATGTTTTAAATTCCAGTCTTGAtgtactaaatttaatttaaaaaaaaaaaaaagtttatgcACTGTTAGATGTTTCAGATAAAATTTTTCagtgttgttttattttttaaagggtACCCTGATCAAGATTTTCAGTTATTTaaaagttatttgttttataacATTCATTTGGTTTTAGTCAATTCACAAGAAGGGTGTTTGAGAAGTATGCATGCATATAATAATGACCTAGTATAAGTCTCAGGTAGCTGGGTATTTATAcaaattactataaaagaaGACTATTAAGCACTATGAACTGGTCGTTGATGGTGATCGTCAAAGTTGGCTGCTGAAGGGAGTTGTCAGAGCTAGTCTCTAAAGATGGTTGATGTTGAATTTGGGGGTCGAAGTTGGTCTTTGCTATAGTTGGACACCAAAGTGGTTATCAAAGTAGGTACCGAAGTTGGTTGCATAaacatgttggggttgatgccctaaatctcatagggtcctatagtttgtaattgtattgtacaaacattttatttatgtaataaaatatgtgatgttttatttcaaaattagttacattaaccacaaactaataaactaatatccaatgttatcttgtagcttaaacatgtatgtagagacatacagatggatcatgtttaagtgataacctaaatggtctgtagtagatggataaggctggatactttatcctagtgacactacgagtatgacccattttgtagatgttacaattgttgtaaagtactacaaatgatctggtcttgatcatttatgtggagacatgttagcggggatattctatacaaaggattttgtataagaccggaccacgaaatgtttagtctcattatataaagtcgttcataatagagacttacatttcaccaggatgaccataggtaacatgacctgaatcctgagcgagttgtgaactcctacctatgaaggcggtcctttgatttgtatgagtgagagtggcaagattaccgactcaacaagcctaccatttgggggattcatttgattagggagctggga comes from Benincasa hispida cultivar B227 chromosome 2, ASM972705v1, whole genome shotgun sequence and encodes:
- the LOC120071047 gene encoding probable magnesium transporter NIPA3 isoform X4, whose product is MIIMIVGEAANFTAYAFAPAVVVTPLGALSIIVSAVLAHFILKERLHKLGILGCVMCIAGSVIIVVHAPREVPITSVQEIWNMATQPAFLLYMGSVIVLVFILVIHFDPRCGHTNVLVFTGICSLVGSLSVMSVKALGTSLKLTFEGKNQLIFPETWFFMLVVVICVVIQMNYLNKALDTFNTAIVSPIYYVMFTTLTILASVIMFKDWDGQSGGTIISEICGFVVVLSGTILLQVTKDFERSSSFRGTHTPGSPSLSTRLCTGNGELAKYSDEEVPPEEICLRIQESY
- the LOC120071047 gene encoding probable magnesium transporter NIPA3 isoform X3: MIISFLILVIVGEAANFTAYAFAPAVVVTPLGALSIIVSAVLAHFILKERLHKLGILGCVMCIAGSVIIVVHAPREVPITSVQEIWNMATQPAFLLYMGSVIVLVFILVIHFDPRCGHTNVLVFTGICSLVGSLSVMSVKALGTSLKLTFEGKNQLIFPETWFFMLVVVICVVIQMNYLNKALDTFNTAIVSPIYYVMFTTLTILASVIMFKDWDGQSGGTIISEICGFVVVLSGTILLQVTKDFERSSSFRGTHTPGSPSLSTRLCTGNGELAKYSDEEVPPEEICLRIQESY
- the LOC120071047 gene encoding probable magnesium transporter NIPA6 isoform X1, whose translation is MGFSEDNLNGVILALLSSGFIGASFIIKKKGLRRAAAASGVRAGVGGYTYLREPLWWIGMIISFLILVIVGEAANFTAYAFAPAVVVTPLGALSIIVSAVLAHFILKERLHKLGILGCVMCIAGSVIIVVHAPREVPITSVQEIWNMATQPAFLLYMGSVIVLVFILVIHFDPRCGHTNVLVFTGICSLVGSLSVMSVKALGTSLKLTFEGKNQLIFPETWFFMLVVVICVVIQMNYLNKALDTFNTAIVSPIYYVMFTTLTILASVIMFKDWDGQSGGTIISEICGFVVVLSGTILLQVTKDFERSSSFRGTHTPGSPSLSTRLCTGNGELAKYSDEEVPPEEICLRIQESY
- the LOC120071047 gene encoding probable magnesium transporter NIPA6 isoform X2; the protein is MGFSEDNLNGVILALLSSGFIGASFIIKKKGLRRAAAASGVRAGVGGYTYLREPLWWIGMIIMIVGEAANFTAYAFAPAVVVTPLGALSIIVSAVLAHFILKERLHKLGILGCVMCIAGSVIIVVHAPREVPITSVQEIWNMATQPAFLLYMGSVIVLVFILVIHFDPRCGHTNVLVFTGICSLVGSLSVMSVKALGTSLKLTFEGKNQLIFPETWFFMLVVVICVVIQMNYLNKALDTFNTAIVSPIYYVMFTTLTILASVIMFKDWDGQSGGTIISEICGFVVVLSGTILLQVTKDFERSSSFRGTHTPGSPSLSTRLCTGNGELAKYSDEEVPPEEICLRIQESY